One part of the Methylobacterium terrae genome encodes these proteins:
- a CDS encoding MFS transporter, with protein sequence MAGPVHGPQGSKVATVLRVTSGNFLEMFDFFLFGIYASHISKAFFPAENEFASLMFTFMAFGAGFLMRPLGAIFLGAYVDRIGRRQGLIVTLGIMAAGTVLIAFVPSYQTIGLAAPFLVLIGRLLQGFSAGVELGGVSVYLAEMATPGRKGFYVSWQSGSQQVAVMVAALIGFGLSRALMPAQMSEWGWRIPFFIGCLIVPFLFYIRRSLEETQEFLHRKHRPSLPEVFKSLGENWKIVLLGMLLVVMTTVSFYTITVYTPTFGKSVLKLSETDSLIVTFLTALSNLFWLPLMGALSDKIGRKPILLAFSALTLLTAYPALAWLTSNISFTNMLITLLWLSFLYGSYNGAMVVALTEIVPANVRTTGFSLAYSLATAIFGGFTPVVSTWLIQALDNKAAPGLWMAFAGACGLVATLLIYRRGSAATAGLPGGARPVAGE encoded by the coding sequence ATGGCAGGTCCGGTCCACGGTCCGCAGGGATCGAAGGTCGCCACGGTGTTGCGCGTCACGAGCGGCAACTTCCTGGAGATGTTCGACTTCTTCCTGTTCGGCATCTACGCGAGCCACATCTCGAAGGCCTTCTTCCCGGCCGAGAACGAGTTCGCCTCGCTGATGTTCACGTTCATGGCCTTCGGCGCCGGCTTCCTGATGCGGCCGCTCGGGGCGATCTTCCTCGGCGCCTATGTCGACCGGATCGGGCGGCGCCAGGGTCTCATCGTGACGCTGGGCATCATGGCCGCCGGGACGGTGCTGATCGCCTTCGTGCCGTCCTACCAGACGATCGGCCTCGCAGCACCGTTCCTGGTGCTGATCGGGCGCCTGCTCCAGGGCTTCTCGGCCGGCGTCGAGCTCGGCGGCGTGTCGGTCTACCTCGCCGAGATGGCGACCCCCGGCCGCAAGGGCTTCTACGTCTCCTGGCAATCCGGCAGCCAGCAGGTCGCCGTGATGGTGGCGGCGCTGATCGGCTTCGGTCTCAGCCGCGCCCTGATGCCGGCCCAGATGTCCGAGTGGGGCTGGCGCATCCCGTTCTTCATCGGCTGCCTGATCGTGCCGTTCCTGTTCTACATCCGGCGCTCGCTGGAGGAGACCCAGGAGTTCCTGCACCGCAAGCACCGCCCGTCGCTGCCCGAGGTGTTCAAGTCGCTGGGCGAGAACTGGAAGATCGTGCTGCTCGGCATGCTGCTGGTGGTGATGACCACGGTGTCGTTCTACACCATCACGGTCTACACCCCGACCTTCGGCAAGAGCGTGCTGAAGCTCTCCGAGACGGACAGCCTGATCGTCACCTTCCTCACCGCCCTGTCGAACCTGTTCTGGCTGCCGTTGATGGGGGCTTTGTCCGACAAGATCGGCCGCAAGCCGATCCTGCTGGCCTTCTCGGCGCTGACCCTGCTCACCGCCTATCCGGCGCTCGCCTGGCTGACCTCCAACATCTCGTTCACCAACATGCTGATCACGCTCCTGTGGCTGTCGTTCCTGTATGGCAGCTACAACGGCGCGATGGTGGTGGCGCTGACCGAGATCGTGCCGGCCAACGTCCGCACCACCGGCTTCTCGCTGGCCTACTCGCTCGCCACCGCGATCTTCGGCGGCTTCACCCCGGTCGTCTCGACCTGGCTGATCCAGGCGCTCGACAACAAGGCGGCGCCGGGCCTGTGGATGGCCTTCGCCGGCGCCTGCGGCCTCGTCGCGACCCTGCTGATCTACCGCCGCGGCTCGGCGGCGACCGCCGGGCTCCCGGGCGGCGCCCGCCCGGTGGCCGGCGAGTAG
- a CDS encoding molybdate ABC transporter substrate-binding protein, with amino-acid sequence MTRTGFVTTASARPYGWGRRRLARVAAGLLAGLVLAVPAEAAEVRVMISGGFTAAYQALVPGFEAKTGDKVETAYGPSMGTAPEAIPVRLTRGEPADVVIMVGYALDALDKEGKIEPGTKVALADSRIALAVKAGAKVPDIATLDAFKKALLSATSIAYSDSASGVYIEKEMYGKLGLEKELAPKSKMIVAERVGNVVARGDAEFGFQQIAELKPVKGITIVGPIPPEVQKVTVFSAGIPKGARHPEAARALIAWLSAPEHAATVTETGLDPIKAR; translated from the coding sequence ATGACGAGGACAGGATTCGTGACGACGGCGAGCGCGCGTCCGTACGGCTGGGGGCGCCGTCGCCTGGCCCGGGTCGCCGCCGGCCTGCTGGCGGGGCTCGTCCTCGCCGTCCCGGCCGAGGCCGCGGAGGTGCGGGTGATGATCTCCGGCGGCTTCACCGCCGCCTACCAGGCCCTGGTGCCGGGCTTCGAGGCGAAGACCGGCGACAAGGTCGAGACCGCCTACGGTCCGTCGATGGGCACGGCGCCGGAGGCGATCCCGGTACGCCTCACCCGCGGCGAGCCGGCCGACGTGGTGATCATGGTCGGCTACGCCCTCGACGCCCTCGACAAGGAGGGCAAGATCGAGCCCGGCACCAAGGTGGCGCTGGCCGATTCCCGCATCGCGCTGGCGGTGAAGGCCGGAGCCAAGGTTCCGGACATCGCCACCCTCGACGCCTTCAAGAAGGCGCTGCTCTCCGCCACCTCGATCGCCTACTCGGACAGCGCGAGCGGCGTCTACATCGAGAAGGAGATGTACGGGAAGCTCGGGCTCGAGAAGGAACTGGCGCCGAAGAGCAAGATGATCGTCGCCGAGCGCGTCGGCAACGTCGTCGCCCGCGGCGACGCGGAGTTCGGCTTCCAGCAGATCGCCGAGCTGAAGCCCGTCAAGGGCATCACCATCGTCGGGCCGATCCCGCCGGAGGTGCAGAAGGTCACGGTGTTCTCGGCCGGCATCCCGAAGGGCGCCAGGCACCCTGAGGCGGCCCGGGCGCTCATCGCCTGGCTGTCCGCGCCCGAGCACGCCGCGACCGTCACCGAGACCGGCCTCGACCCGATCAAGGCCCGCTAA
- a CDS encoding TAXI family TRAP transporter solute-binding subunit: MRRHVPIVLAALLALVATALLAYQWLGQPTSLRVAVGPSGSEDARLVVAVAQTLARTHEEVRLRPIATSGVAESAAAAEQGKADLAVVRSDVGIPASTQTVAILHRDAVLLLAADPAIAAVPDLRGRRVGIVRNPAGNTRLLTSILEHYEVPADAVATVPLGDGREAGEALRENRVDAVMVVSPLTGRTAADVVAGITKGNGIAAGGTPTFIPIGEAAVLARRWPALESVEIARGTFGGTPPRPAETVTTVGVSHRLVAQARLADSTVSELTRLLFVSRPGLAAEVPLANQIEAPETSKSASLPVHPGAQAYYEGEVESFFERYGDWFYLVVMCVSILGSAAATLVSRAANRSRARDMALLRQLLAIVRASRDVEDEPELGDLERQADEILAEALARAGAGAIDNAGVAAFTLGLDQARRAIAERRALLVERQAQAHGLERGADPHSAAAE, translated from the coding sequence ATGCGGCGCCACGTTCCCATCGTCCTCGCGGCCCTCCTCGCCCTCGTGGCGACGGCGCTCCTCGCCTATCAGTGGCTCGGGCAGCCGACGAGCTTGCGCGTCGCGGTCGGGCCGTCGGGGAGCGAGGATGCGCGCCTCGTCGTGGCGGTCGCCCAGACCCTCGCCCGCACCCACGAGGAGGTGCGCCTGCGCCCCATCGCGACGAGCGGCGTCGCCGAGAGCGCGGCGGCGGCCGAGCAGGGCAAGGCCGACCTCGCGGTGGTGCGCTCCGACGTCGGCATCCCGGCGAGCACCCAGACCGTGGCGATCCTGCACCGCGACGCGGTGCTGCTGCTGGCGGCCGATCCCGCGATCGCCGCCGTTCCGGACCTGCGCGGGCGCCGGGTCGGGATCGTGCGCAACCCGGCCGGCAACACCCGGCTGCTGACCAGCATCCTGGAGCATTACGAGGTGCCGGCGGACGCCGTCGCGACCGTGCCCCTCGGCGACGGGCGCGAGGCCGGGGAGGCCCTGCGGGAGAACCGCGTCGACGCCGTGATGGTGGTGAGCCCGCTCACCGGCCGCACCGCCGCGGACGTGGTGGCGGGCATCACCAAGGGAAACGGAATCGCTGCCGGCGGCACGCCGACCTTCATTCCGATCGGCGAGGCGGCGGTGCTGGCCCGGCGCTGGCCGGCGCTGGAGAGCGTCGAGATCGCGCGCGGCACCTTCGGCGGCACGCCGCCGCGGCCGGCCGAGACCGTAACCACCGTCGGGGTCAGCCACCGGCTGGTGGCCCAGGCGCGCCTCGCGGATTCGACCGTCTCGGAGCTGACCCGCTTGCTCTTTGTCAGCCGGCCCGGCCTCGCCGCCGAGGTGCCGCTCGCCAACCAGATCGAGGCGCCCGAAACCTCGAAGAGCGCCTCGCTGCCGGTCCATCCCGGGGCCCAGGCCTATTACGAGGGCGAGGTCGAGAGCTTCTTCGAGCGCTACGGCGACTGGTTCTACCTCGTGGTGATGTGCGTCTCGATCCTGGGGTCCGCCGCCGCCACCCTGGTGTCGCGGGCGGCCAACCGTTCGCGGGCCAGGGATATGGCGCTCCTGCGCCAGCTGCTCGCGATCGTGCGGGCGAGCCGCGACGTCGAGGACGAACCCGAGCTAGGCGACCTCGAGCGGCAGGCCGACGAGATCCTGGCCGAGGCCCTCGCCCGGGCCGGCGCGGGCGCCATCGACAATGCGGGGGTGGCGGCCTTCACCCTCGGCCTCGACCAGGCGCGGCGGGCGATCGCGGAGCGCAGGGCGCTGCTCGTCGAGCGCCAGGCACAGGCTCACGGTCTTGAACGCGGCGCGGATCCGCACTCCGCGGCCGCCGAGTGA
- a CDS encoding glycosyltransferase translates to MYLREEPDTDPVSHYIALSKTGMFDPHPLFDSSYYIDKYPECLSSSKSVIEYFAEVGLNLDHNPNPFFDAEYYKRQYPDVAATKSNYFNHYISHGWKERRSTHPLFDHVWYVENNPDVERADIDGLEHYIRSGILEGRSPHILIDFDFLRLQADPPIEDKKDLILRYLSDRSFWSMDPCASFEAATYGRNAGINLDETHPLIHYIVSGAYDADPNRVFDTKYYISQYPDVVAAKANPLAHYLKSGALEGRNPSRTFDTRWYEEHNPDVAESGLNPLSHFVRFGLAEGRIGSPAPGTEERAARSSFDPRLLSTVKGRAFLRSGATISFPDHKTPVVSIVLVLYNKYYLTSECLQSIYLNIDYDACPYEIIIYDNGSFDETKILKSRIKNVKWIEDKNNSGFIEGVNNAFEYASADLLLLLNNDTYVLNGSLERAVALIDADPTIGVVGAKLIFPTGLLQEAGSIVWKDGSCLGYCRDASPEISEANFQRDVDYVSGAFFLTRSDLFRRFGMLDPIYKPAYYEETDYCAKLRSADYRIVYDPFVEIIHAEFGSADKKSDSILQQQKNQLVFVERNPGVADKFAPALRNVLMARYATPGRPKVLIVDDKIPHEYLGSGFPRSRTLIGELAKSDFDLTFVPTNDLAQDWFAVRNTLDVRIEVIFGLNGDAVVNHIRERQGYYDAIVVSRPHNMVRIRHAIEQGLVDRQSTLIIYDAEALFTNRDVLQSKIEGIRIDQSTVESLVEAEINISKDADLILSVSDAELGYFRKYGKSTMLLGHALVPAPTPRAFAERQGILFVGSLADSNTPNTDSILWFLREIFPEIRRELPDCQLHLVGDVKSTAVRDMAGPEVVLHGRVDDIAPIYDACRIFVAPTRFAAGIPHKVHEAAAHGLPCVTTALLADQLGWTDQVELLCSDDPISFAEKCVTLYHSERVWRTIRDNTLRAVARDCSPDTFASTVQTLSQHIADRCRRERPANESREATGGSGTRAVAEAYGA, encoded by the coding sequence ATGTACCTTCGGGAAGAGCCCGACACGGATCCTGTTTCACATTATATTGCTTTGTCCAAAACTGGGATGTTCGATCCCCATCCACTTTTCGACTCGTCATATTATATTGATAAATATCCGGAGTGTCTGAGTTCCAGCAAGAGCGTCATCGAATATTTCGCTGAAGTCGGACTCAATCTCGACCATAATCCCAATCCATTTTTCGATGCAGAGTATTACAAGCGGCAATATCCGGACGTTGCGGCAACAAAATCGAATTATTTCAATCATTATATCTCGCATGGATGGAAGGAGAGGCGGTCAACCCATCCTCTTTTCGATCATGTCTGGTATGTCGAGAATAATCCAGACGTCGAGCGGGCGGACATCGATGGTCTCGAGCATTACATTCGGTCCGGTATCCTCGAGGGGCGCTCGCCCCATATCCTGATCGATTTCGATTTCCTGCGGCTTCAGGCCGACCCGCCGATCGAAGACAAAAAAGACTTGATCCTGCGATATCTGAGCGATCGCAGCTTCTGGAGCATGGATCCGTGCGCGAGCTTCGAGGCGGCCACGTATGGTCGGAACGCGGGTATCAATCTCGATGAGACGCATCCGCTCATCCACTACATCGTGAGCGGCGCCTACGATGCGGATCCCAACAGGGTCTTCGATACGAAATACTACATCAGCCAGTATCCGGACGTCGTCGCCGCGAAGGCCAATCCCCTCGCCCACTACCTGAAGTCCGGCGCCCTGGAAGGTCGCAATCCGTCCCGGACCTTCGATACGAGGTGGTACGAGGAACACAATCCGGATGTCGCCGAGAGCGGGCTGAACCCGTTGAGCCATTTCGTCCGATTCGGCCTGGCCGAGGGACGAATCGGCTCTCCGGCGCCGGGCACCGAGGAGCGCGCGGCGCGCTCCAGCTTCGATCCCAGGCTTCTGTCGACCGTGAAGGGTCGGGCATTCCTGCGCTCGGGGGCAACCATCTCGTTCCCTGATCACAAGACGCCGGTCGTTTCGATCGTTCTCGTCTTGTACAATAAATATTATCTTACCTCCGAGTGCCTTCAGAGTATATATCTTAATATTGATTATGATGCATGTCCTTACGAAATCATAATTTATGACAATGGCTCGTTTGACGAGACCAAGATTCTCAAATCGAGAATCAAGAACGTCAAATGGATCGAGGATAAAAATAATTCGGGATTTATCGAGGGTGTCAATAATGCCTTCGAATATGCGAGTGCGGATCTGCTGCTCTTGCTCAACAACGATACGTATGTCCTCAACGGATCGCTCGAGCGCGCGGTCGCGCTGATCGATGCCGACCCGACCATCGGCGTCGTGGGCGCCAAGCTGATTTTCCCGACCGGCCTGCTTCAGGAAGCCGGGAGCATCGTCTGGAAGGATGGATCCTGCCTCGGCTATTGCCGCGATGCCTCGCCGGAGATCTCGGAAGCGAATTTCCAGCGCGACGTCGACTACGTGTCCGGAGCGTTCTTCCTGACCCGTTCGGATCTTTTCCGCCGTTTCGGGATGCTGGATCCGATCTACAAGCCGGCTTACTACGAGGAAACCGACTACTGCGCCAAATTGCGCAGCGCGGACTATCGGATCGTGTACGATCCGTTCGTGGAGATCATCCACGCCGAGTTCGGAAGCGCTGACAAGAAATCCGACTCGATCCTGCAGCAGCAGAAGAACCAGCTGGTGTTCGTTGAACGGAATCCGGGCGTCGCCGACAAGTTCGCGCCGGCGCTCCGCAACGTCCTGATGGCGCGCTACGCGACCCCGGGGCGGCCGAAGGTACTGATCGTCGACGATAAGATTCCCCATGAATATCTCGGATCCGGCTTCCCGCGGAGCCGGACGCTCATCGGCGAGCTGGCCAAGTCCGATTTCGATCTGACATTCGTCCCGACGAACGATCTTGCGCAGGATTGGTTCGCCGTCAGAAATACGCTCGACGTCCGGATCGAAGTCATCTTCGGCCTGAACGGCGATGCCGTCGTCAACCACATCAGGGAGCGGCAGGGCTACTATGACGCGATCGTCGTAAGCCGTCCCCATAACATGGTGCGGATTCGTCATGCCATCGAGCAAGGCCTCGTCGATCGGCAGTCGACTCTGATCATCTACGATGCGGAAGCACTCTTCACGAATCGCGACGTACTTCAATCGAAGATCGAGGGCATCCGTATCGATCAGTCGACCGTCGAATCGCTGGTGGAGGCGGAGATCAACATCTCCAAGGATGCCGACCTGATCCTGAGCGTCTCGGATGCCGAGCTCGGCTACTTCCGCAAGTACGGCAAGTCCACGATGCTGCTGGGCCACGCCCTGGTCCCGGCGCCGACACCCCGTGCCTTCGCGGAGCGCCAGGGCATCCTGTTCGTCGGCTCGTTGGCCGACAGCAATACGCCGAACACCGATTCGATCCTGTGGTTCCTGCGGGAGATCTTCCCCGAGATCCGGCGTGAGCTGCCCGATTGCCAGCTGCACCTCGTCGGCGACGTCAAGAGCACAGCCGTGCGCGACATGGCGGGGCCCGAGGTCGTCCTGCATGGCAGGGTCGACGATATCGCGCCGATCTACGACGCATGCAGGATCTTCGTCGCGCCGACCCGTTTCGCGGCGGGCATCCCCCACAAGGTTCACGAAGCCGCCGCGCACGGGTTGCCCTGCGTGACCACGGCCCTTCTGGCCGACCAGTTGGGGTGGACCGACCAGGTCGAGCTGCTGTGCTCCGACGATCCGATCAGCTTCGCTGAAAAATGCGTCACGCTCTACCATTCGGAGCGCGTCTGGCGGACGATCCGGGACAACACCCTGCGGGCGGTGGCACGAGACTGCTCGCCGGACACTTTCGCCTCGACCGTACAGACGTTGTCGCAACACATCGCGGACAGATGTCGTCGCGAGCGGCCGGCGAACGAGAGCCGTGAAGCAACCGGCGGGTCCGGCACGCGCGCCGTTGCGGAGGCCTATGGGGCGTGA
- the typA gene encoding translational GTPase TypA: MKLRNIAIIAHVDHGKTTLVDKLLQQSGSFRENQRVEERAMDSNDLEKERGITILAKATSVVWKDTRINIVDTPGHADFGGEVERILSMVDGVIVLVDAAEGPMPQTKFVVSKALKIGLRPIVAVNKVDRPDARITEVVNEVFDLFAALDATDEQLDFPILYGSGRNGWMATSPEGSQEDGLAPLFDLVLEHVPQAKTEDGPFRMLGTLLEANPFLGRIITGRIASGTVKPNQQIKVLDREGKVVETGRVSKILAFRGLERQPIEVGEAGDIVSIAGLVKGTVADTFCDPQVDTPIQAQPIDPPTVTMSFIVNDSPLAGTEGDKVTSRMIRDRLFKEAEGNVTLKIEEAADKDSFYVSGRGELQLAILIETMRREGFEIAVSRPRVVFEKDEAGEIMEPVEEVVIDVDEEYSGVVVQKMSERKADMIEMRPSGGNRLRLVFHAPTRGLIGYQGELMTDTRGTAIMNRLFKAYEPYKGEIAGRRNGVLMSNDQGEAVAYALWNLEDRGPMMIEPGWKVYQGMIIGEHNRENDLEVNVLKGKKLTNIRTTSKDEAVRLTPPIRMTLERSLAWIQDDELVEVTPKSIRLRKAVLDPNDRKRAERAKEALSA, translated from the coding sequence ATGAAGCTGCGCAACATCGCCATCATCGCTCACGTCGACCACGGCAAGACGACCCTGGTCGACAAGCTGCTCCAGCAATCCGGCTCGTTCCGCGAGAACCAGCGGGTCGAGGAGCGGGCGATGGACTCGAACGACCTCGAGAAGGAGCGGGGCATCACCATCCTGGCCAAGGCCACCTCGGTGGTCTGGAAGGACACCCGCATCAACATCGTCGACACTCCCGGCCACGCCGATTTCGGCGGCGAGGTCGAGCGCATCCTCTCGATGGTCGACGGCGTGATCGTGCTCGTCGACGCGGCCGAGGGCCCGATGCCGCAGACCAAGTTCGTGGTCTCGAAGGCGCTCAAGATCGGCCTGCGCCCGATCGTGGCGGTCAACAAGGTCGACCGGCCCGACGCCCGCATCACCGAGGTGGTGAACGAGGTGTTCGACCTGTTCGCGGCGCTCGACGCCACGGACGAGCAGCTCGACTTCCCGATCCTGTACGGCTCGGGCCGCAACGGCTGGATGGCGACCTCGCCCGAGGGTTCGCAGGAGGACGGCCTGGCGCCGCTCTTCGACCTCGTGCTCGAGCACGTGCCCCAGGCCAAGACCGAGGACGGCCCGTTCCGGATGCTCGGCACGCTCCTTGAGGCCAACCCCTTCCTCGGCCGCATCATCACCGGCCGCATCGCCTCGGGCACCGTCAAGCCGAACCAGCAGATCAAGGTTCTCGACCGCGAGGGCAAGGTCGTGGAGACCGGCCGCGTCTCGAAGATCCTGGCGTTCCGCGGCCTGGAGCGCCAGCCGATCGAGGTCGGCGAGGCGGGCGACATCGTGTCGATCGCCGGTCTCGTGAAGGGCACCGTGGCCGACACCTTCTGCGACCCCCAGGTCGACACCCCGATCCAGGCCCAGCCGATCGACCCGCCGACCGTGACGATGTCGTTCATCGTGAACGATTCCCCGCTCGCCGGCACCGAGGGCGACAAGGTCACGAGCCGCATGATCCGCGACCGCCTGTTCAAGGAGGCCGAGGGCAACGTCACGCTCAAGATCGAGGAAGCCGCCGACAAGGACTCGTTCTACGTGTCGGGCCGCGGCGAGCTGCAGCTCGCCATCCTGATCGAGACCATGCGCCGCGAGGGCTTCGAGATCGCGGTGTCGCGCCCCCGCGTCGTGTTCGAGAAGGACGAGGCCGGCGAGATCATGGAGCCGGTCGAGGAGGTCGTGATCGACGTCGACGAGGAGTATTCCGGCGTCGTCGTGCAGAAGATGTCGGAGCGCAAGGCCGACATGATCGAGATGCGCCCGTCGGGCGGCAACCGCCTGCGCCTGGTGTTCCACGCTCCGACCCGCGGCCTGATCGGCTACCAGGGCGAGCTGATGACCGACACCCGCGGCACCGCGATCATGAACCGGCTGTTCAAGGCCTACGAGCCCTACAAGGGCGAGATCGCCGGCCGGCGCAACGGCGTGCTGATGTCCAACGACCAGGGCGAGGCCGTCGCCTACGCGCTCTGGAACCTCGAGGATCGCGGCCCGATGATGATCGAGCCCGGCTGGAAGGTCTACCAGGGCATGATCATCGGCGAGCACAACCGCGAGAACGACCTCGAGGTGAACGTGCTCAAGGGCAAGAAGCTCACCAACATCCGCACCACCTCGAAGGACGAGGCGGTCCGGCTGACCCCGCCGATCCGCATGACCCTCGAGCGCTCGCTCGCCTGGATCCAGGACGACGAGCTGGTCGAGGTGACCCCGAAGTCGATCCGCCTGCGCAAGGCCGTGCTCGACCCGAACGACCGCAAGCGGGCGGAGCGGGCTAAGGAAGCGCTGAGCGCCTGA
- a CDS encoding phospholipase D-like domain-containing protein yields MEHEIYRWIGILTSIRSDVLAPVGLVLAVVVTVHVLMRKREVGAAIGWIGLAWLSPLLGSTLYVMFGINRVSRRARRLPVLPGPRPGAPPPPVAEVPDAFQPLKRAVERISGLPLVAGNRIERYRHGDEAYPAMLAAIGEAQTSVALSSYIMRDDDSGRAFAEALAAARSRGVAVCVLIDGIGSGYFFPAMYRRLRGLGIPAGLFMHSALPWRMPFLNLRTHKKLLLIDGRVGFVGGVNIADENVMAKNPPEPVRDSHFRIDGPVVGQLAQAFWRDWAFVKGEDLEGPAWFPEIPPAGPSLARVVTSGPDADIEKIEFVVLEAVATARRSVRFATPYFLPSEMLLTALGLAAMRGVTVDVIIPQASNHRVVDWATRAHVGPLLEAGVRIWLDRPPFDHSKLMVVDEAWCFVGSANWDSRSFRLNFELNVEVYDPDFAADLDTLMRAKMEQRLTADDLNSRGMAVRLRDAGVRLLLPYL; encoded by the coding sequence GTGGAACACGAGATCTACCGCTGGATCGGGATCCTGACCTCGATCCGGTCGGACGTGCTGGCGCCGGTCGGCCTCGTCCTCGCGGTCGTCGTCACCGTGCATGTGCTGATGCGCAAGCGCGAGGTCGGGGCGGCGATCGGCTGGATCGGGCTCGCTTGGCTGTCGCCGCTCCTCGGCAGCACGCTCTACGTGATGTTCGGCATCAACCGGGTGAGCCGGCGCGCCCGCCGCCTGCCGGTGCTGCCGGGACCGCGACCCGGCGCCCCGCCGCCGCCGGTGGCGGAGGTGCCGGACGCGTTCCAGCCCCTGAAGCGGGCGGTCGAGCGGATCAGCGGCCTGCCGCTGGTCGCCGGCAACCGCATCGAACGCTACCGCCACGGCGACGAGGCCTATCCGGCGATGCTGGCGGCGATCGGCGAGGCGCAGACCAGCGTCGCTTTGTCGAGCTACATCATGCGCGACGACGACAGCGGCCGGGCCTTCGCCGAGGCGCTGGCGGCCGCGCGGAGCCGGGGCGTCGCGGTCTGCGTGCTGATCGACGGCATCGGCAGCGGCTACTTCTTCCCGGCGATGTACCGGCGCCTGCGGGGTCTAGGCATCCCCGCCGGCCTGTTCATGCACTCGGCCCTGCCCTGGCGGATGCCGTTCCTGAACCTGCGCACCCACAAGAAGCTGCTCCTGATCGACGGGCGGGTGGGCTTCGTCGGCGGGGTCAACATCGCCGACGAGAACGTCATGGCGAAGAACCCGCCGGAGCCCGTGCGCGACAGCCATTTCCGCATCGACGGGCCGGTGGTCGGCCAGCTCGCGCAGGCCTTCTGGCGCGACTGGGCCTTCGTCAAGGGCGAGGACCTGGAGGGACCGGCCTGGTTCCCGGAGATCCCGCCGGCCGGCCCGTCGCTCGCCCGGGTCGTCACCTCGGGGCCCGACGCCGACATCGAGAAGATCGAGTTCGTGGTGCTGGAGGCGGTCGCCACCGCCCGGCGCTCGGTGCGCTTCGCCACGCCCTACTTCCTGCCGAGCGAGATGCTGCTGACGGCGCTCGGCCTCGCGGCGATGCGGGGCGTCACCGTCGACGTCATCATCCCGCAGGCGAGCAACCACCGGGTGGTCGACTGGGCGACGCGGGCCCATGTCGGGCCGCTGCTCGAAGCCGGCGTCCGGATCTGGCTCGACCGCCCGCCCTTCGACCACTCGAAGCTGATGGTCGTCGACGAGGCCTGGTGCTTCGTCGGCAGCGCCAACTGGGACAGCCGCAGCTTCCGGCTCAATTTCGAGCTCAACGTCGAGGTCTACGATCCCGACTTCGCGGCCGACCTCGATACCCTGATGCGGGCCAAGATGGAGCAGCGGCTGACGGCCGACGACCTCAACTCTCGCGGGATGGCCGTGCGCCTGCGCGACGCCGGCGTGCGATTGCTGCTGCCATATCTTTGA
- a CDS encoding endonuclease/exonuclease/phosphatase family protein produces the protein MLPPQRLLPADAPAPAHAPHRAGPRKIISWNLLRRTGATVDALEALIAQEKPDLLLMQEATVDITELQARVGGHYAWAPLPKRIHGLAMWSPTPWPTPPRVITLPSGALIDRVCQILDLGAFGVANVHLSHGQVLNRRQLRRIAQHLPVRAAVLGDYNIVGPALLPGFQDVGPRHPTHAMVDLVPLRLDRCLVRGLTCRGQAVLPRGASDHRPIVVHLEPGNPQGKREPLRARIEAFRDRAEDFRKRAPLKDMAAAIARRRRAGARPSRES, from the coding sequence ATGCTGCCTCCCCAACGCCTCCTGCCCGCCGACGCCCCGGCTCCCGCCCATGCCCCGCACCGGGCGGGTCCGCGCAAGATCATCAGCTGGAACCTGCTGCGGCGGACCGGCGCGACCGTCGACGCCCTCGAGGCGCTGATCGCGCAGGAGAAGCCGGACCTGCTCCTGATGCAGGAGGCGACGGTCGACATCACCGAGCTGCAGGCCCGGGTCGGCGGCCACTACGCCTGGGCGCCGCTCCCTAAGCGCATCCACGGCCTGGCGATGTGGAGCCCGACCCCGTGGCCGACCCCGCCGCGGGTGATCACCCTGCCGTCGGGCGCCCTGATCGACCGGGTCTGCCAGATCCTCGATCTCGGGGCGTTCGGGGTCGCCAACGTCCATCTCTCGCACGGACAGGTGCTCAACCGGCGCCAGCTCCGCCGCATCGCCCAGCACCTGCCGGTGCGGGCCGCCGTGCTCGGCGACTACAACATCGTCGGGCCGGCCCTGCTGCCGGGCTTCCAGGACGTGGGCCCGCGCCACCCGACCCACGCCATGGTCGACCTCGTCCCCTTGCGCCTCGACCGCTGCCTCGTGCGGGGTCTCACCTGCCGCGGTCAGGCGGTGCTGCCGCGGGGCGCCTCCGACCACCGGCCGATCGTCGTCCACCTCGAGCCCGGCAACCCGCAGGGGAAGCGCGAGCCGCTTCGTGCCCGGATCGAGGCGTTTCGCGACCGGGCCGAGGATTTCCGCAAGCGGGCGCCGCTCAAAGATATGGCAGCAGCAATCGCACGCCGGCGTCGCGCAGGCGCACGGCCATCCCGCGAGAGTTGA